The nucleotide sequence TCCTGATCAAAGGGATAAAACGATAGCCACAGGCCGAAGCGGTCGGACAGCGACACCTTTTCCTCGATGGCTTCACCCGGATGGATTTCGCCATCGCTGACCCAGCCTTCGCGGTTTTCGCTGTGTTTTTCCGGCATCAGGTGGCGGCGGTTGGAGGTGGCATACACCAGCATGTTTTCCGCCCGGCGCGCCAGGCCGCCATCCAGCGCCGTTTTCAGTGCCTTGTAGGCATCATCACCATCCTCGAAGGACAGATCATCGCAAAACAGGATGTAGCGTTCCTTGCGCCCGGCCACCAGTGTCATGATCTGGGCCAGATCGGACAGATGATCCTTGTCCACCTCGATGATGCGCAGGCCCTTGTCGGCGAACTCCGGCAGCAATGCCTTCACCAGCGAAGACTTGCCGGTGCCGCGCGCGCCGGTCAGCAGCACATTGTTGGCAGGCTTGCCCTTGACGAACTGGCGGGTATTGCGCACCAGCAGCTTGAGCTGATTGTCGATATGAGTCAGCCGGGCCAGCGGCAGGGTGTGCGGCTCGTTGACGCCCTCCAGCCAGCCGGCCATGCCCTGACGCCGCCAGCGATAGGCCGGCGCGCTCCAGTCCGGCTCGGGCCGGGCCGGCGGCAACAAGGGTTCGAGACGGGCCAGCAGGGCTTCGGCGCGGGCAAGAAAGGCTTCCAGTTGCTGCATGTCGTTCTCCGGGCAAAAAAACAGGCTGGCACTGCGGCCAACCTGTG is from Aquitalea aquatilis and encodes:
- a CDS encoding ATP-binding protein; the encoded protein is MQQLEAFLARAEALLARLEPLLPPARPEPDWSAPAYRWRRQGMAGWLEGVNEPHTLPLARLTHIDNQLKLLVRNTRQFVKGKPANNVLLTGARGTGKSSLVKALLPEFADKGLRIIEVDKDHLSDLAQIMTLVAGRKERYILFCDDLSFEDGDDAYKALKTALDGGLARRAENMLVYATSNRRHLMPEKHSENREGWVSDGEIHPGEAIEEKVSLSDRFGLWLSFYPFDQDAYLAAVKTWLEHFALPMDKETERAALQWSQLRASRSGRVAWQFANDWAGRSARERKAELGK